A window of Nicotiana tabacum cultivar K326 chromosome 24, ASM71507v2, whole genome shotgun sequence contains these coding sequences:
- the LOC142178067 gene encoding uncharacterized protein LOC142178067: protein MAAPPNIEEGQSTYRPPKFNGQYYGWCKTRMHDFIMAENFELWNVISDGPFVLTKTRGDPIVTIPKTRKEFNDAGRKAIEKNFRAKKILICGIGPNEYNRISACQSVKEIWEALQTAHEGTTQVKQSNIDMVTT from the coding sequence atggctgctccaccaaacatTGAAGAAGGTCAGTCCACCTACAGGCCACCAAAGTTCAATGGCCAGTATTATGGATGGTGTAAGACAAGGATGCacgattttatcatggctgaaaATTTCGAGCTCTGGAATGTCATCAGTGATGGACCCTTCGTTCTCACGAAAACCAGAGGTGACCCTATTGTAACTATTCccaaaacaagaaaagaatttaATGATGCCGGCCGAAAAGCCATagagaagaattttcgtgcaaagaaaatcCTTATCTGTGGTATTGGTCCTAATGAATACAATAGAATATCGGCATGTCAGTCAGTCAAGGAAATTTGGGAAGCTCTCCAGACAGCTCACGAAGGAACAACACAGGTCAAGCAATCCAATATCGACATGGTCACAACTTAA
- the LOC107795795 gene encoding late blight resistance protein R1-A-like has protein sequence MFLDKDLSKTRRDFLEFRPSNIDDVSRDRLEFFLWELNFLDSFLSLQCFTFAGECGMLDVSKKMKEIWKKSISVQQATQRIFFSDSDWEGSVDPNFDPFTSNVPTGIWKSKLEFQSKYSFAQVSSILLPANKDDIPTPKFLMEFLDGVIENLNVLLQIDDPRSLLYVPEPKEQLKEVLKELNLLRFFVCFVSNKCTEPAQSEHTFFTHVLIVSSHAAMVAWLYLPVHCKENQDVAPGEMNALISNLLQMKIRPIQPGIRKIYTDVLCTLKSITQPGWHPNIQNKHVTDSGFVEAPAHNLMKLPTVSNPSGTVSSNDQMAILQDMLSLIRANLIHLPILDLEFCLQDMDTVIVDAGLLIYSLYDSEGEKEGMTLEDVNQALGLDLPGNIQPVKAMIYLIIRKAFQSNLPRIHGLGYVDFFLNNLKEFQSLHSDSLATVMNQLQIIQKELESLQSFLKAVAEQQYDKHDRHQIWATQLISKAYEVEYVVDACISISKEVPHWCLQLWLLDIIKEISCIKAEMQEMLCVVDDTMNTTTDHKSSQLVWTPKMKEQFVGLEDVRMELRDKLTKGYRQLDIISIVGMPGLGKTTLAKEIYYDESVIEYFDIRAQCCVSQVYKRMDLILEILHDAIGESPSFSTVHDAAEQLRRTLMRKRYLILVDDVWETSAWDDLRPCFYDANNGSKIILTTRHLEVANYAKCVSFPIPLRMFNDDESWKLLEDRVFGEERCSPSLEEVGRQIAKKCGGLPLSIVVVAGILAKMEKKEESWKQVATRLSSHIHGDTKAIVELSYQNLPYHLKPCFLYFGAFLEDRVIDVSRLTKLWTSEGFIKSCESRRLEDIAEGYLENLIGKNLVFVAKRSSDGKVEACRLHDVMLDFCKEKATEENLLLWIIRDQNANPSSNIYSRKQHVQRRLAFREVDNLEEWSSSCSLVGSVLFRSDTDIFARLPIPKPGFTISRILQNFKFLKVLDLEHCIVIDFFPTDLVYMRYFSAEIDQNSIPTSIANLSNLETLVLKSRGQISLPVTLRRMVKLRHLHIAQYFTISNAEKPFDDDSLKFYDLDTLSQPYFSCVEDVEVMLRKAPNIREMECKFKGFCSSPFPVLDFSTQLETLHIIGEVLELQHRYPVCISASNLKILKLSIFRLGHEHLSNIGQLQNLQVLELLAIEFDDEEWEVNDDEFPELRVLILMFCRCLEEWDAVEYSFPNLERLFLRGLENLKEIPSCFIDSPFLQSIEVRECNESVVKSARFIQELQFEDYQNANLNLYIYPYSGSADNL, from the exons ATGTTTCTTGACAAAGATTTGTCTAAAACAAGACGTGACTTTCTTGAATTTCGACCCTCTAATATTGACGATGTTTCAAGGGATCGATTGGAGTTCTTTCTGTGGGAGTTAAATTTCCTGGACAGTTTTCTTAGTCTGCAGTGCTTCACCTTCGCAGGTGAATGTGGCATGCTCGACGTctcaaagaaaatgaaagaaatttgGAAGAAGTCCATATCAGTACAACAGGCTACTCAACGAATTTTTTTCTCTGATTCTGACTGGGAGGGGTCTGTGGATCCAAATTTTGATCCCTTTACCTCCAACGTGCCAACAGGAATTTGGAAGAGTAAGCTCGAATTCCAATCAAAATACTCCTTCGCCCAAGTATCATCAATACTACTTCCAGCCAACAAGGATGATATTCCTACCCCCAAATTTCTAATGGAATTCCTCGATGGTGTTATAGAGAATCTCAATGTTCTACTGCAGATTGATGATCCTCGTTCGCTACTTTATGTTCCGGAACCAAAGGAACAATTAAAAGAGGTtttgaaggagttgaatttgcTGAGGTTTTTCGTTTGCTTTGTTTCAAACAAATGCACAGAGCCAGCTCAAAGCGAACATACTTTCTTCACTCACGTTTTAATTGTGTCCAGCCACGCAGCAATGGTTGCATGGTTGTATTTGCCAGTCCATTGCAAGGAAAATCAAGACGTGGCTCCAGGTGAAATGAATGCTTTGATTTCTAATCTCCTGCAAATGAAGATTAGGCCCATTCAGCCAGGTATTCGCAAAATTTATACAGATGTCCTGTGCACTTTGAAGTCGATTACACAACCAGGATGGCATCCCAATATTCAAAATAAGCATGTAACTGACAGTGGATTTGTGGAGGCTCCCGCACACAATTTGATGAAGCTACCCACTGTTAGTAATCCTAGTGGGACAGTTTCTTCAAATGATCAAATGGCAATCCTTCAGGATATGCTCAGCCTTATAAGAGCCAATCTCATCCATCTGCCAATACTAGATCTTGAATTTTGTCTTCAAGATATGGACACTGTTATTGTTGATGCCGGACTTCTAATTTACTCATTATATGATAGCGAGGGGGAGAAAGAAGGCATGACATTGGAGGATGTGAACCAAGCACTTGGTCTTGATCTTCCGGGAAACATTCAGCCTGTCAAAGCGATGATATACCTCATCATTCGAAAGGCGTTTCAATCTAACTTGCCGAGGATTCATGGACTAGGCTATGTTGATTTCTTTTTAAACAACTTGAAGGAGTTCCAGAGCCTCCATTCAGATTCACTCGCTACTGTCATGAACCAGCTTCAAataattcagaaggaacttgaGAGCTTGCAATCTTTTCTAAAGGCTGTGGCCGAACAACAATATGACAAGCACGATAGACATCAAATTTGGGCTACACAGTTGATTAGCAAAGCGTATGAGGTGGAATATGTAGTTGATGCTTGTATAAGTATAAGCAAAGAAGTTCCTCACTGGTGTCTTCAGCTTTGGCTCCTCGATATCATAAAGGAGATTTCTTGTATTAAAGCAGAGATGCAAGAAATGTTATGTGTAGTAGATGATACCATGAATACTACCACTGATCATAAGTCATCAcaattggtttggactccaaagATGAAGGAACAATTTGTTGGTCTTGAAGATGTGAGGATGGAATTGAGAGACAAACTAACAAAAGGATACCGACAACTGGATATTATCTCTATTGTCGGTATGCCTGGCCTTGGTAAGACAACCTTGGCAAAAGAAATCTATTATGATGAGTCAGTTATTGAATACTTTGATATTCGTGCACAATGTTGTGTGTCTCAAGTATATAAACGAATGGATTTGATACTGGAAATTCTACATGATGCTATTGGTGAGAGCCCTAGCTTCTCTACCGTACATGATGCAGCAGAACAGCTTCGGAGAACTTTAATGAGGAAAAGATATCTTATCCTTGTGGATGACGTGTGGGAAACTAGTGCgtgggatgatttaaggccttgCTTCTATGATGCCAACAATGGAAGCAAAATCATTCTAACAACTAGACATCTTGAAGTTGCCAATTATGCTAAATGTGTTAGTTTTCCCATTCCTCTTCGTATGTTTAATGATGACGAAAGCTGGAAATTACTAGAAGATAGAGTGTTTGGTGAAGAAAGGTGCTCTCCTTCCCTTGAAGAAGTTGGGAGACAAATAGCAAAAAAGTGTGGAGGGCTGCCTCTTTCAATTGTTGTGGTAGCTGGTATTCTGGCAAagatggagaagaaagaagagagcTGGAAACAAGTGGCTACGAGATTAAGTTCCCACATTCATGGTGATACAAAGGCCATTGTGGAACTAAGCTATCAGAATTTACCATATCATCTTAAGCCTTGCTTCCTTTATTTTGGAGCATTTTTAGAGGATAGAGTGATTGATGTTTCCAGGTTAACAAAGTTATGGACCTCAGAAGGATTTATAAAAAGTTGTGAAAGCAGGAGGTTGGAGGACATAGCCGAAGGTTACTTGGAGAATCTTATTGGAAAAAATCTAGTGTTCGTTGCTAAGAGGAGTTCAGATGGTAAGGTTGAAGCATGTCGCCTTCATGATGTAATGCTCGACTTCTGCAAGGAAAAAGCAACGGAGGAGAATCTTCTGCTATGGATAATTCG AGATCAAAATGCCAATCCTTCTTCCAACATTTACTCTCGTAAGCAGCATGTGCAACGTCGCTTGGCTTTTCGTGAAGTGGATAATCTTGAAGAATGGAGCTCGTCTTGCTCACTTGTTGGATCGGTACTTTTCAGGAGTGATACAGATATCTTTGCCCGTCTCCCCATACCCAAACCCGGTTTCACAATTTCACGCATTTTACAGAATTTCAAGTTTCTAAAAGTGTTGGATTTGGAGCACTGCATTGTTATTGATTTTTTTCCAACTGATCTAGTTTACATGAGATATTTCTCTGCAGAAATTGATCAGAATTCAATCCCCACATCCATAGCCAATCTTTCGAATCTTGAAACTCTGGTATTAAAATCTAGGGGCCAAATATCGTTACCGGTAACACTTAGAAGGATGGTTAAATTGAGACACCTACATATTGCTCAGTACTTCACTATAAGTAATGCAGAGAAACCATTTGATGATGACTCCttaaaattttatgatttggacaCTCTTTCTCAGCCATATTTTTCTTGTGTCGAGGATGTTGAAGTGATGTTGAGAAAAGCACCTAATATTCGGGAAATGGAATGCAAATTCAAGGGTTTTTGCAGCTCTCCGTTCCCTGTATTGGATTTTTCAACACAGCTTGAGACGCTACACATTATTGGTGAAGTCTTAGAGCTCCAGCATCGGTATCCTGTATGCATCTCCGCTTCAAATCTCAAAATATTGAAACTGTCCATCTTTAGACTGGGCCATGAGCACTTATCAAACATTGGTCAGCTTCAGAACCTTCAGGTGCTAGAACTGCTAGCCATTGAATTTGATGATGAAGAATGGGAAGTGAATGATGACGAGTTCCCTGAACTCAGAGTCTTAATACTAATGTTTTGTCGCTGTCTTGAAGAATGGGATGCCGTTGAGTACTCATTTCCTAACCTTGAACGCTTGTTTCTGCGTGGACTCGAGAATCTGAAAGAGATCCCTTCTTGTTTCATAGACAGCCCTTTTTTACAGTCCATTGAGGTAAGGGAGTGCAACGAATCTGTTGTAAAGTCAGCCAGGTTTATCCAAGAACTACAATTTGAAGATTATCAAAATGCTAATCTCAATCTCTACATTTATCCGTATTCAG GTTCTGCAGATAATTTGTAA